Below is a window of Streptomyces sp. NBC_00223 DNA.
ACCCCCGGATCGTCGCCAACAAGGACGCCAAGGGCGACCTCAGCGCGGCGAGCTGGGCGATCAGCCGCAGCGGCCTGGCCTGGTACTGCGGCGACGACATGCTCAACCTGCCGATGCTGTCCATCGGCGCCGCCGGCTTCGTCTCCGTCGTCGGGCACCTGGTCACCGCCGAGCTGCGCGCCCTGCTGGACGCCTACTCGGGCGGTGACATCGCCAAGGCCGCCGAGATCCACCAGCGGCTGCTGCCCGTCTACACGGGAATGTTCCGCGCCCAGGGCGTCGTCACCACCAAGACCGCTCTCGCGCTGCGCGGACTGCCCGCCGGCCCGCTCAGGCTGCCCCTGGTCGGCCTGACCGAGGCCGAGACCGAGCGGCTCAGGAGCGATCTCGCCGACGGCGGGGTAGAGCTCTGACCACAGACTTCACAACTGAATACCGGAGAACAGAGACCGATCGATGTCGCGCGCGCCCCGGCTCCCCCGAGAGCCCGGTGCGTGCGCGGTAAGGAGAACCTTTTGAGCCATCCGCACCCTGAACTCGGCCCCCCGCGAGCACTGCCCGACGGCGGCCTGCGCATCACACCACTCGGCGGTCTCGGCGAGATCGGCCGCAATATGACGGTCTTCGAATTCGGCGGGAAGCTGCTGATCGTCGACTGCGGTGTCCTCTTCCCGGAAGAGGAGCAGCCCGGAGTCGACCTGATCCTCCCGGACTTCACCTCCATCCGGGACCGGCTGGACGACATCGTCGGCATCATCCTCACCCACGGTCACGAGGACCACATCGGTGCCGTCCCCTTCCTGCTCCGCGAGAAGGACGACATCCCGCTCATCGGCTCCAAGCTGACCCTCGCGTTCATCGAGGCCAAGCTCCAGGAGCACCGCATCCGGCCGTACGCCCTGGAGGTCACCGAGGGCGACCGGGAGCGGATCGGGCCCTTCGACTGCGAGTTCATCGCGGTCAACCACTCCATCCCGGACGCCCTGGCCGTCGCCGTCCGTACCCCGGCCGGCATGGTCGTCGTCACCGGCGACTTCAAGATGGACCAACTGCCGCTCGACGGCCGCCTCACCGACCTGCCGACCTTCGCGCGGCTCGGCGCGGAGGGTATCGACCTGCTGCTCGCGGACTCCACCAACGCGGAGGTCCCCGGCTTCGTCGCCCCCGAGCGGGACATCTCGCAGGTGCTGCGGCAGACCTTCGCCAAGGCCGAGAAGCGCATCATCGTGGCGAGCTTCGCCAGCCATGTGCACCGCATCCAGCAGGTGCTCGACGCCGCCCACGAACGCGGCCGCAAGGTCGCCTTCGTCGGCCGTTCCATGGTCAGGAACATGGGCATCGCCCGTGATCTGGGCTACCTCAAGGTGCCCGGCGGGCTCGTCGTGGACATCAAGGTCCTGGACGACCTCCCCGACGAGAAGGTCGTCCTCGTCTGTACCGGCTCCCAGGGCGAACCGATGGCCGCCCTGTCCCGGATGGCCAACCGGGACCACCAGATCCGCATCGTGGAGGGCGACACCGTCGTCCTGGCCTCCTCGCTCATCCCGGGGAACGAGAACGCGGTCTACCGCGTCATCAACGGCCTGACCCGCTGGGGCGCAAATGTCGTCCACAAGGGCAACGCCAAGGTGCATGTCTCCGGGCACGCCTCGGCCGGCGAACTGCTGTACTTCTACAACATCTGCAAGCCGCGCAACCTGATGCCGATCCACGGCGAATGGCGCCATCTGCGGGCCAATGCCGAGCTGGGCCAGCTCACCGGCATCCCCAAGGAGCGCACGGTCATCGCCGAGGACGGCGTGGTGGTCGACCTGATCAACGGGGTCGCCAAGATCGCGGGCAAGGTCCAGGCCGGTTATGTGTACGTCGACGGCCTCTCGGTCGGCGACATCACCGAGTCGTCCCTCAAGGACCGCCGCATTCTCGGCGAGGAGGGCATCGTCTCGGTCTTCGTCGTGGTGGACAGCACCACGGGCAAGCTGGTCGGCGGCCCGAACATCCACGCGCGGGGGTCGGGCATCGCGGACGAGGCGTTCGCCCCGGTGATCCCCAAGATCGAGGAGGGGCTCTCCCGTTCGGCGTCGGACGGCGTCATGGAGACCCGCCAGATTCAGCAGCTCATCCGGCGGTCCGTCGGCAAGTGGGTGTCGGACACCTACCGGCGCCGGCCGATGATCCTGCCGGTCGTCGTGGAGGTCTGACGGAGGTCGAGATCTGACGGCACGTCAACATGCCGACATGGAGCGGGCCCCCGGATTTGCATCCGGGGGCCCGCTCCAGTACGTTGGCACAACCGCCTCGACGAGTCCCGCGGAAACGTGT
It encodes the following:
- a CDS encoding ribonuclease J, with amino-acid sequence MSHPHPELGPPRALPDGGLRITPLGGLGEIGRNMTVFEFGGKLLIVDCGVLFPEEEQPGVDLILPDFTSIRDRLDDIVGIILTHGHEDHIGAVPFLLREKDDIPLIGSKLTLAFIEAKLQEHRIRPYALEVTEGDRERIGPFDCEFIAVNHSIPDALAVAVRTPAGMVVVTGDFKMDQLPLDGRLTDLPTFARLGAEGIDLLLADSTNAEVPGFVAPERDISQVLRQTFAKAEKRIIVASFASHVHRIQQVLDAAHERGRKVAFVGRSMVRNMGIARDLGYLKVPGGLVVDIKVLDDLPDEKVVLVCTGSQGEPMAALSRMANRDHQIRIVEGDTVVLASSLIPGNENAVYRVINGLTRWGANVVHKGNAKVHVSGHASAGELLYFYNICKPRNLMPIHGEWRHLRANAELGQLTGIPKERTVIAEDGVVVDLINGVAKIAGKVQAGYVYVDGLSVGDITESSLKDRRILGEEGIVSVFVVVDSTTGKLVGGPNIHARGSGIADEAFAPVIPKIEEGLSRSASDGVMETRQIQQLIRRSVGKWVSDTYRRRPMILPVVVEV